In Nicotiana tabacum cultivar K326 chromosome 11, ASM71507v2, whole genome shotgun sequence, a single window of DNA contains:
- the LOC107779696 gene encoding SHUGOSHIN 2-like isoform X4 translates to MEANLVNTPRKKLGDISNLPLRKRFTSEDKKPEHIPTASKEYIEMIQKENLVLMKILAERNKIIEITGVEIEKLRTNVQKMQQQNKQLAQANSKMLAELNSNKDRLKALQHELGCTKGLLKARNFEAEEQPRTNMCQNLNDEVKSMKCEETGDLLLGNGDDEKAINLKRRPRSKNLV, encoded by the exons ATGGAGGCTAATTTGGTGAATACTCCAAGAAAAAAGCTTGGTGATATCAGCAACTTACCGCTGCGAAAGAGATTCACTAGCGAAGATAAGAAGCCAGAACATATCCCAACTGCTTCTAAAGAGTATATAGAAATGATCCAGAAG GAAAATTTGGTGTTGATGAAGATATTAGCAGAAAGAAA CAAAATCATTGAAATAACTGGAGTAGAGATAGAGAAACTGAGAACTAATGTGCAGAAAATGCAGCAACAGAACAAGCAGCTTGCTCAAGCAAACAGTAAAATGCTTGCG GAACTAAATTCAAATAAAGATAGG CTAAAAGCATTACAACATGAACTTGGATGCACAAAGGGTTTACTTAAGGCTAGAAATTTTGAAGCAGAG GAGCAACCAAGAACAAATATGTGCCAAAATCTGAATGATGAG GTGAAATCCATGAAGTGTGAGGAGACAGGAGATCTTTTGTTAGGAAATGGAGATGATGAGAAAGCTATAAATCTCAAAAGAAGGCCTCGGTCGAAGA ACCTTGTATAA
- the LOC107779696 gene encoding shugoshin-1-like isoform X2, translating into MEANLVNTPRKKLGDISNLPLRKRFTSEDKKPEHIPTASKEYIEMIQKENLVLMKILAERNKIIEITGVEIEKLRTNVQKMQQQNKQLAQANSKMLAELNSNKDRLKALQHELGCTKGLLKARNFEAEEQPRTNMCQNLNDEVKSMKCEETGDLLLGNGDDEKAINLKRRPRSKSVGSCEQVQFKDKAENKRPCIRRQSARLNPEALKLNEVSFDVQDKCALHPPTSDPVLENGHQGRQLRRSSHTRKFL; encoded by the exons ATGGAGGCTAATTTGGTGAATACTCCAAGAAAAAAGCTTGGTGATATCAGCAACTTACCGCTGCGAAAGAGATTCACTAGCGAAGATAAGAAGCCAGAACATATCCCAACTGCTTCTAAAGAGTATATAGAAATGATCCAGAAG GAAAATTTGGTGTTGATGAAGATATTAGCAGAAAGAAA CAAAATCATTGAAATAACTGGAGTAGAGATAGAGAAACTGAGAACTAATGTGCAGAAAATGCAGCAACAGAACAAGCAGCTTGCTCAAGCAAACAGTAAAATGCTTGCG GAACTAAATTCAAATAAAGATAGG CTAAAAGCATTACAACATGAACTTGGATGCACAAAGGGTTTACTTAAGGCTAGAAATTTTGAAGCAGAG GAGCAACCAAGAACAAATATGTGCCAAAATCTGAATGATGAG GTGAAATCCATGAAGTGTGAGGAGACAGGAGATCTTTTGTTAGGAAATGGAGATGATGAGAAAGCTATAAATCTCAAAAGAAGGCCTCGGTCGAAGA GTGTGGGCTCTTGTGAGCAAGTTCAATTTAAGGATAAGGCGGAAAACAAAAG ACCTTGTATAAGGAGGCAATCTGCTCGGCTTAACCCTGAGGCGCTGAAACTCAATGAAGTTTCTTTCGATGTACAAGACAAATGTGCTCTGCACCCTCCAACAAGTGATCCAGTGCTAGAAAATG GCCATCAAGGGAGGCAGCTAAGAAGGTCCAGTCATACAAGGAAATTCCTGTAA
- the LOC107779696 gene encoding uncharacterized protein LOC107779696 isoform X1, producing MEANLVNTPRKKLGDISNLPLRKRFTSEDKKPEHIPTASKEYIEMIQKENLVLMKILAERNKIIEITGVEIEKLRTNVQKMQQQNKQLAQANSKMLAELNSNKDRLKALQHELGCTKGLLKARNFEAEEQPRTNMCQNLNDEVKSMKCEETGDLLLGNGDDEKAINLKRRPRSKSVGSCEQVQFKDKAENKRPCIRRQSARLNPEALKLNEVSFDVQDKCALHPPTSDPVLENGLNSISISSDGLECNPLLRFEPVQFGISSLRRPSREAAKKVQSYKEIPVNIKMRRPR from the exons ATGGAGGCTAATTTGGTGAATACTCCAAGAAAAAAGCTTGGTGATATCAGCAACTTACCGCTGCGAAAGAGATTCACTAGCGAAGATAAGAAGCCAGAACATATCCCAACTGCTTCTAAAGAGTATATAGAAATGATCCAGAAG GAAAATTTGGTGTTGATGAAGATATTAGCAGAAAGAAA CAAAATCATTGAAATAACTGGAGTAGAGATAGAGAAACTGAGAACTAATGTGCAGAAAATGCAGCAACAGAACAAGCAGCTTGCTCAAGCAAACAGTAAAATGCTTGCG GAACTAAATTCAAATAAAGATAGG CTAAAAGCATTACAACATGAACTTGGATGCACAAAGGGTTTACTTAAGGCTAGAAATTTTGAAGCAGAG GAGCAACCAAGAACAAATATGTGCCAAAATCTGAATGATGAG GTGAAATCCATGAAGTGTGAGGAGACAGGAGATCTTTTGTTAGGAAATGGAGATGATGAGAAAGCTATAAATCTCAAAAGAAGGCCTCGGTCGAAGA GTGTGGGCTCTTGTGAGCAAGTTCAATTTAAGGATAAGGCGGAAAACAAAAG ACCTTGTATAAGGAGGCAATCTGCTCGGCTTAACCCTGAGGCGCTGAAACTCAATGAAGTTTCTTTCGATGTACAAGACAAATGTGCTCTGCACCCTCCAACAAGTGATCCAGTGCTAGAAAATGGTTTGAATTCCATTAGCATATCATCTGATGGTCTAGAGTGCAATCCTTTATTGAGGTTTGAACCTGTACAGTTTGGAATATCATCTCTGCGTAGGCCATCAAGGGAGGCAGCTAAGAAGGTCCAGTCATACAAGGAAATTCCTGTAAACATAAAAATGCGAAGACCACGATGA
- the LOC107779696 gene encoding uncharacterized protein LOC107779696 isoform X3 yields the protein MGNLIQENLVLMKILAERNKIIEITGVEIEKLRTNVQKMQQQNKQLAQANSKMLAELNSNKDRLKALQHELGCTKGLLKARNFEAEEQPRTNMCQNLNDEVKSMKCEETGDLLLGNGDDEKAINLKRRPRSKSVGSCEQVQFKDKAENKRPCIRRQSARLNPEALKLNEVSFDVQDKCALHPPTSDPVLENGLNSISISSDGLECNPLLRFEPVQFGISSLRRPSREAAKKVQSYKEIPVNIKMRRPR from the exons ATGGGAAATTTGATCCAGGAAAATTTGGTGTTGATGAAGATATTAGCAGAAAGAAA CAAAATCATTGAAATAACTGGAGTAGAGATAGAGAAACTGAGAACTAATGTGCAGAAAATGCAGCAACAGAACAAGCAGCTTGCTCAAGCAAACAGTAAAATGCTTGCG GAACTAAATTCAAATAAAGATAGG CTAAAAGCATTACAACATGAACTTGGATGCACAAAGGGTTTACTTAAGGCTAGAAATTTTGAAGCAGAG GAGCAACCAAGAACAAATATGTGCCAAAATCTGAATGATGAG GTGAAATCCATGAAGTGTGAGGAGACAGGAGATCTTTTGTTAGGAAATGGAGATGATGAGAAAGCTATAAATCTCAAAAGAAGGCCTCGGTCGAAGA GTGTGGGCTCTTGTGAGCAAGTTCAATTTAAGGATAAGGCGGAAAACAAAAG ACCTTGTATAAGGAGGCAATCTGCTCGGCTTAACCCTGAGGCGCTGAAACTCAATGAAGTTTCTTTCGATGTACAAGACAAATGTGCTCTGCACCCTCCAACAAGTGATCCAGTGCTAGAAAATGGTTTGAATTCCATTAGCATATCATCTGATGGTCTAGAGTGCAATCCTTTATTGAGGTTTGAACCTGTACAGTTTGGAATATCATCTCTGCGTAGGCCATCAAGGGAGGCAGCTAAGAAGGTCCAGTCATACAAGGAAATTCCTGTAAACATAAAAATGCGAAGACCACGATGA